The Bacteroidota bacterium region ATTAACAAAAGGTTTTCCGCGGTGAAAAGTTAGTGGCTTGCTAATATATTTTTTGCTTCTGGGATATTTAAATTTTTTGGGATCGTGTAGTTTTAAATACTGATTATCATAATTTATTTCTACAATAAAATCCCTGAAAAGATCAAAACCAATAATTCCATTAATATTATGTCCAAGCTTATTAGACAAATGGAAAATATCTTCGAGCAGGACTATAACTGTCTGATTATGATTTACAATATTATCCCCAACATTTATTCGGTTATCATAGGCAATCAGAGCTTCAATTCCATCTCCCTGCCCCAGACCTTTAACTTCTATCTTTTTGTAATCTCTTATCTCTATGGTATCAAACTGTGGAACATCGATAATTATAGGGGTCTTAACTCCTGAATCTAATATAAAATTCAAAGGCTTTGAACCATTTAATTGCAATTGAATTATTATTTGATTGCCGGAAAATGTAAAAGGAATTCTTTCGTACTTAAGATCATTTTCCAAAAAATACAAATTAGGGGTAGATTGCGCAAAGGCTACACTAATTCCATAAAAAAAGAAGAAGAATATAGCAACAGTAGTATTTTTATAAATACCAGACATACTCTTTATTTTCCTATGATTACGGATAATTTTCAATATTGTCACCTAATTTTTTAATTATTAAATATAATCAGAAATAGTTATCATATATAAATTAAACTATGTTTTAACCCTAATTTAACATGTTCAGCATCATACTTCTTGAACGCTTATTTTCACCTTTCTACAATCTGATTTTACACATGATATACCGCATTAACATCGCACAGTAACTATCACTTAGCCAGAAGATTAGATCACAGCGTAATGATGTCATTTTTTTCAAAAAAAACCTTTATCTATTAAGATTTTTTTGCACTTTTGCGTCGCAAATAAACTTTATATAAACATACAAATAAAAAAGATGCCTAAGATATCTCAAAAAGGGGCAAATATGCCTCAATCTCCTGTACGTAAATTAGTTCCCTTTGCAGAAGCAGCAAAAAAAAGAGGTACTAAAGTATTGCACTTAAATATCGGCCAGCCTGATATTAAAACTCCTGAAGTAGCTATTGATGCAGTAAAAGAATTTGATATCAAAGTTTTGGAATACACTCATTCAGCAGGTTTTGAATCATATCGTGAAGGACTTTCCGGCTACTACAAACAATTCGATATTGATATTTCTAAAGACGAATTGATTGTTACTACAGGTGGTTCTGAAGCTATTTCTTTTGCATTGGGTAGTATTATGGACGAATCGGATGAGGTAATTATCCCAGAGCCATTCTACGCAAACTACAATGGTTTTGCTACTGCAAATGGTGTAAATGTTGTTCCTATCGAGTCTTCTATCGATACCGGTTTTGCCCTTCCTCCTATTGCAGAGTTCGAGAAAAAAATCAGCGATAAGACTAAGGCTATTATGATCTGTAATCCAGGTAACCCTACTGGTTATTTGTATTCGGAAGAAGAATTAAATCAGTTGAAAGAAATCGTTAAAAAACACGATTTATTCTTAATTGCTGATGAGGTTTACCGTGAATTTACTTACGATGGTGAAGAACCTATTTCGGTACTTAACATCGAAGGACTGGAAGACAACGCTATTGTTATCGATTCAGTTTCTAAACGTTACTCTATGTGTGGTGCTCGTATTGGAGCAATTGTTTCCAAGAACAAAGAAGTTATGTCTACAGCAATGAAATTTGCTCAGGCACGTCTTTCTCCTCCTACATACGCACAAATTGCTTCTGAGGCCGCTTTGAAAACTCCAAAAAGCTATTTTGACGAAGTGAAAACCGAATACGTACAGAGAAGAAATACTCTTGTTGAGAAATTAAATAATATTGAAGGAGTAAAAGTTCCTATGCCTAAAGGTGCATTCTATTGTGTTGCTGAATTGCCAATAGATGATTCTGACAAATTTGCACAGTGGATACTTGAGGAATTCGACCTAAATGGAACTACTGTAATGGTATCGCCGGCTACAGGTTTCTATTCTACACCCGGATTAGGTAAAAATCAGGTTAGAATTGCTTATGTTCTTAAGGAAGAAGATCTGATCGAAGCTACCGAAATTCTGGAAGCTGCCCTTAAAGTCTACCCCGGAATAGTGAAATAAAAAACACTGTTTAGAATTAATACTATTTAAAGTTATTTTTTAC contains the following coding sequences:
- a CDS encoding pyridoxal phosphate-dependent aminotransferase — encoded protein: MPKISQKGANMPQSPVRKLVPFAEAAKKRGTKVLHLNIGQPDIKTPEVAIDAVKEFDIKVLEYTHSAGFESYREGLSGYYKQFDIDISKDELIVTTGGSEAISFALGSIMDESDEVIIPEPFYANYNGFATANGVNVVPIESSIDTGFALPPIAEFEKKISDKTKAIMICNPGNPTGYLYSEEELNQLKEIVKKHDLFLIADEVYREFTYDGEEPISVLNIEGLEDNAIVIDSVSKRYSMCGARIGAIVSKNKEVMSTAMKFAQARLSPPTYAQIASEAALKTPKSYFDEVKTEYVQRRNTLVEKLNNIEGVKVPMPKGAFYCVAELPIDDSDKFAQWILEEFDLNGTTVMVSPATGFYSTPGLGKNQVRIAYVLKEEDLIEATEILEAALKVYPGIVK